The following nucleotide sequence is from Halorussus caseinilyticus.
TCGAAACGCTCGGGCTAATCGTCCGCCGCGACAGCGGCCGGAAGACCCTCTATCGAATCGAGGAGGCGCGACTCCGCGAGGCCGACGACCCGTTTCTGGAGATTCCACAGGCCGAGTTCCGGAAACCGCTTCGCGCGTTCGTGGGGCAAGTCACCGACGAGGTGGCGTCGGTCGCGGGAATTGTCTGCTTCGGAAGCGTGGCTCGCGGCGAGGCCGACCGGGTGAGCGACATCGACGCGTTCGTGCTGGTCGATAACGACGACGAGCTGGTGACCGCGCGCCGGACGATTTCGGACGTGAAGCGCGACCTCGAAGCGGACTCCATCGACGGCCAGCGATACGAGTTCGAGGTGTTCGTCGAGTCGGAGGAAAGTGCTCGCAATCGAGGGGATGACCTCCAACCGATTCTGAAAGAAGGGATTGCCTTGCACGAAACCGAGACGTTCGACCGAGTGAAGCGCGACGTATTCGGGGGTGATGAGGAATGACCTCGAACGAACTGGCGGAAGCACTCGGTGAGGCGGAGGACGCCTTCCAGCGCAGGCCCGAAAATCCGGAGGTCGGATTGGAGTACGTCTCCGATTCGTCGGTTCTCCAGTTACGGAAGGCGTGTCGGCTCCTCGACGCCGCGGGATTCCTCCTCGACCGTAATGGCCACTTCACCGTCATCATCGAGGCGTCGTTCGTCGCCATCGAGCGGTCGATTCAGTTCTACGTCGAGGAAAAGGGATACGACGTTGCCGGTCAGCGACACACCGAGGTCTACGACGAGGGCGTCCGTGCAGGACTGTTCACGCAGGACGTCGCCGACCGACTCGAAAAGCTCTGGGTCGAGAATCGGTCGGAATCGTACTATCGGACGGGCATCGCTGGCGAGTACCGCGCCGAGACGGTCTTCTCGCTCGCCGAGACGCTTCACGAGGAGGTCGTCGCGTTGACGCGGACTCAGGACTGCCTCTGCGGGTAATACGCCGCCCCCTTAATTTCAAAAGTGAGGGGGAAACTAGAGGGGACCATGTTCTCTCACGAGAACTACGACGCGTTTGTCGATAATTTACTCACTTGGTACGACGATAACGGAAGGCACGACCTCCCTTGGCGCGAGAACGATGCGTCACCGTTTGAGGTACTCGTCGCCGAGCTCATGCTCCAGCAGACGTCCGTCGAACAGGTGCAGGAGGTATTCGAGGAGTTCGTCGAGAAGTTTCCGGACCCCGAATCGGTAGTCGCGGTCTCCGAGAAAGAGATTACCGAGGAGATAGAGCCGCTCGGCTCACAGAAGCGAACGAAGTACTTCCGGAAAGCATCGCACGACATTATCGAACAGCACGGCGGGAATGTACCGGACGAGCAATCTGAATTACTCGACTTGCACGGCGTCGGCGAGTACACTGCGGCCTCGGTACTCGCTCACGCCCACGGGAAAGACGCCGTCGCCGTAGATACGAACGTGGCGCGAGTTCTATCGCGGGTGTTCGGACTCGACGCGGCCGACGAACCCAGCGCGGCCGAAAACTGGGACCTTGCCGAGCGGTCCGCTCCGGCGGGGAGATGTAGCGATTATCTGCACGCGCTCATCGATTTCGGGAGTGCAGTCTGCACGGCGTCGAACCCGAAGTGTTCAGACTGTCCGCTCGCCGATTTATGCGAATATCATGAACAAGGAGCGTAGCTGATCCCTCCTTCCGTTTCTGAAATCCGTGGGGTGAGAGTATCGAACGAGCGAGAAGTCGGACATCCTCAGGCAAGTCAGAGAGATTTGACCGCACGAGAGAGGTGCTTCCGTTCGACTCCCGAACG
It contains:
- a CDS encoding nucleotidyltransferase domain-containing protein yields the protein MRIEIRLPLPDDQIFRYEAMDDILEIAAQNPTEEFTNSELQELTGFGGPSVSKALSLLETLGLIVRRDSGRKTLYRIEEARLREADDPFLEIPQAEFRKPLRAFVGQVTDEVASVAGIVCFGSVARGEADRVSDIDAFVLVDNDDELVTARRTISDVKRDLEADSIDGQRYEFEVFVESEESARNRGDDLQPILKEGIALHETETFDRVKRDVFGGDEE
- a CDS encoding A/G-specific adenine glycosylase gives rise to the protein MFSHENYDAFVDNLLTWYDDNGRHDLPWRENDASPFEVLVAELMLQQTSVEQVQEVFEEFVEKFPDPESVVAVSEKEITEEIEPLGSQKRTKYFRKASHDIIEQHGGNVPDEQSELLDLHGVGEYTAASVLAHAHGKDAVAVDTNVARVLSRVFGLDAADEPSAAENWDLAERSAPAGRCSDYLHALIDFGSAVCTASNPKCSDCPLADLCEYHEQGA